The Canis aureus isolate CA01 chromosome 9, VMU_Caureus_v.1.0, whole genome shotgun sequence genome has a segment encoding these proteins:
- the ACOT4 gene encoding peroxisomal succinyl-coenzyme A thioesterase, translating into MATVSLEPAGGCAWDEPVRISVRGLAPGQPVTLRASLRDERGALFRAHARYRADDRGLLDLARAPALGGSFVGLEPMGLLWALEPETPFWRFVKRDVQTPFAVELEVLDGHEPDAGRLLGRALHARHFLRPGVRRVPVRAGRVRGALFLPPGPGPFPGIIDIFGIGGGLVEYRASLLAGHGFATFALAYYNFEDLPKEIDSVDLDYFEEALCYMLQHSEVKGPGIGLLGISLGADICLSMASFLKNISATVSINGSGFSGNKGIRYKQTFIPPLGHDLRRIKVAFSGILDIVDIRNDVVGGHENPSMIPMEKAQGPILFIVGQDDHNWRSELYAQIASERLQAHGKEKPQIISYPGTGHYIEPPYFPLCPASIQKLLNKPVIWGGEPRAHSKAQEDAWKQILIFFCKHLGGTQNIAPPKL; encoded by the exons ATGGCGACGGTGAGCCTGGAGCCCGCGGGCGGCTGCGCCTGGGACGAGCCGGTGCGCATCTCCGTGCGCGGCCTGGCCCCGGGACAGCCCGTCACGCTGCGCGCGTCCCTGCGCGACGAGAGGGGCGCGCTCTTCCGGGCCCACGCGCGCTACCGGGCGGACGACCGCGGCCTCCTGGACCTGGCGCGCGCGCCCGCGCTGGGCGGCAGCTTCGTGGGGCTCGAGCCCATGGGGCTGCTCTGGGCCCTGGAGCCCGAGACGCCTTTCTGGCGGTTCGTGAAGCGGGACGTGCAGACGCCCTTCGCCGTGGAGCTGGAGGTGCTGGACGGCCACGAGCCCGACGCCGGGCGGCTCCTGGGCCGGGCGCTGCACGCGCGCCACTTCCTGCGGCCCGGGGTGCGGCGGGTGCCGGTGCGCGCGGGCCGGGTGCGCGGCGCGCTCTTCCTGCCCCCGG GACCTGGACCTTTCCCGGGAATCATTGATATCTTTGGAATCGGAGGGGGCCTGGTGGAGTATCGGGCCAGCCTTTTGGCTGGTCATGGCTTTGCCACCTTTGCTCTAGCTTATTATAACTTTGAAGATCTCCCCAAGGAAATTGACAGCGTAGACCTGGACTACTTTGAAGAAGCCCTATGCTACATGCTTCAACACTCTGAG gTAAAGGGCCCAGGCATTGGGCTCCTGGGCATTTCTTTAGGGGCTGATATTTGTCTTTCCATGGCCTCATTTTTGAAGAACATCTCAGCCACAGTTTCCATCAATGGATCAGGGTTCAGTGGAAACAAAGGCATACGCTACAAGCAGACTTTCATCCCACCATTGGGCCATGATTTGAGGAGGATCAAGGTAGCTTTTTCAGGCATCCTGGACATTGTGGATATACGGAATGATGTCGTAGGAGGGCATGAGAACCCCAGCATGATTCCAATGGAGAAGGCCCAGGGGCCCATCCTCTTCATTGTTGGTCAGGATGACCATAACTGGAGAAGTGAGTTATATGCCCAAATAGCCTCTGAGCGGTTACAGGCCCATGGAAAGGAAAAACCTCAGATCATCTCTTATCCTGGGACTGGGCATTATATCGAGCCTCCTTACTTTCCTTTATGCCCAGCTTCCATTCAGAAATTACTGAACAAACCTGTAATCTGGGGTGGGGAGCCAAGGGCTCATTCTAAGGCCCAGGAAGATGCTTGGAAACAAATTCTGATCTTTTTCTGCAAACATCTTGGAGGTACCCAGAATATAGCTCCCCCCAAATTGTAA